Proteins encoded in a region of the Hippocampus zosterae strain Florida chromosome 11, ASM2543408v3, whole genome shotgun sequence genome:
- the LOC127610254 gene encoding LOW QUALITY PROTEIN: WAS/WASL-interacting protein family member 1-like (The sequence of the model RefSeq protein was modified relative to this genomic sequence to represent the inferred CDS: deleted 1 base in 1 codon), giving the protein MPPSNINPTLTLRDASLARASQLAVIRTAGLVYCKEGEEGDDLLRKRSEACFLAAGPAGCSVQCPVCRPPKRGEMPAPPPPPPPGAPPPPSLAHANTERPSRGEQKGRNALLSDICKGTRLKKTVTNDRSGPQLDKPKGGGGGGSGGGSGGGGGGSSGGGFGGGGTPAGLGGLFAGGMPKLRSAANRDSNDSGPNRGPALPPSRFGGSPSPFGGGHVTGPPKLPGGPSVVRGGVPDLPKNRTNLSSRQDTPGGVPPPIPNTPRPNQNFNPRGGPHPPSLPAGPRSSPSSGPPPPSLLPGRHGPLPPPPGGSSRPSASSPPPPPPPNNSRPPLPPTPGGRPPLPDDRPPPPPAPIGGHRPSMPRDMPPPPPPAVNSKPPSSISSRSGGGAPPLPPGRPGPPPLPPTPAVGEDHCTPRLPQRNTSLSTCGSSPHLRTGPLPPPPNERPPSFGRNQSSGRTGPLPPPPPSGRSVSGVSMRSSPAHSPIGRLGSDNSRGGPGGRPPLPPDRPGTGGGGAPPPPPPPMGNGFQNSHHNQMHDDWEGRFTFHPVSDLPPPEPYQHFHKTYPSKISKNEGRGKKERGAPPLPPIPR; this is encoded by the exons ATGCCCCCTTCAAACATAAAT CCCACTTTGACGTTGCGTGACGCCTCCCTGGCTCGTGCGTCG CAGCTGGCAGTGATTCGGACTGCGGGGCTTGTTTACTgcaaagaaggagaagaaggagacGACTTGCTTCGAAAGCGCAGCGAGGCGTGTTTCTTGGCTGCAGGCCCAG CAGGGTGCAGCGTCCAGTGTCCAGTGTGCAGACCGCCTAAACGTGGAGAGATGCCTgccccgccacccccgccgcccccgggagcccctcctcctcccagcctggcacat GCCAACACAGAGAGGCCGAGTCGCGGAGAGCAGAAGGGACGCAATGCCCTGTTGTCCGACATTTGTAAAGGAACCAGACTCAAAAAGACGGTCACCAATGATCGGAGTGGCCCCCAGCTGGACA AAccgaaaggaggaggaggtggcggtTCGGGAGGAGGTTcaggtggaggtggaggtggaagtTCAGGTGGGggatttggtggtggtggtactCCTGCTGGTTTAGGGGGCCTATTTGCGGGCGGGATGCCAAAACTGCGCTCTGCAGCTAACCGAGATTCCAACG ACTCTGGACCCAACAGAGGACCCGCACTCCCCCCGAGTCGCTTCGGTGGGAGCCCCAGCCCCTTCGGTGGGGGCCATGTCACTGGTCCTCCCAAGCTCCCGGGTGGGCCATCTGTAGTTCGCGGTGGGGTTCCCGATCTTCCCAAGAACCGCACAAATCTCTCCTCAAGGCAAGACACTCCAGGGGGTGTCCCCCCTCCCATCCCCAACACGCCTCGACCCAATCAGAACTTCAATCCCCGCGGGGGACCACACCCTCCGTCCCTTCCTGCGGGACCCAGATCGAGCCCTTCATCAGGACCACCGCCCCCGAGTCTTCTCCCAGGACGGCACGGACCCCTGCCTCCTCCCCCGGGTGGTTCCTCGAGGCCGAGCGCctcttcgccgccgccgccaccgcctccGAATAACAGCAGGCCACCCTTACCTCCAACTCCCGGGGGTCGACCGCCACTTCCCGACGACCGGCCCCCGCCTCCGCCGGCCCCGATTGGGGGGCACCGGCCGTCCATGCCCCGTGACATGCCTCCTCCACCGCCTCCTGCCGTCAATTCCAAACCACCATCTTCTATCTCCTCTCGCTCCGGAGGGGGGGCGCCGCCTCTCCCTCCAGGGCGACCGGGCCCACCTCCCTTGCCCCCGACACCCGCTGTCGGGGAGGATCATTGCACGCCTCGTCTACCCCAAAGAAACACTTCGCTCAG CACCTGTGGCTCTTCACCCCATCTGCGGACTggacccctccctcccccacccaaTGAGAGGCCACCTTCATTTGGACGAAACCAATCATCAGGGCGCACAG GCCCacttcccccacctcccccctcgGGTCGTAGCGTGAGCGGCGTCAGCATGAGGTCATCACCGGCACATTCTCCAATCGGGCGGCTGGGGTCGGATAACTCGCGGGGCGGGCCCGGAGGTAGGCCGCCTCTCCCTCCGGATAGACCGGGAACAGGTGGAGGCGgtgcccccccaccaccgccaccacccaTGGGCAACGGCTTCCAGAACTCGCACCACAACCAGATGCATG ATGATTGGGAGGGTCGGTTCACTTTCCACCCTGTCTCAGACCTGCCTCCACCCGAGCCCTACCAGCACTTTCACAAGACGTACCCCAGCAAGATCAGCAAGAACGAAGGCAGAG